TTCATTTAATATTTCCTCTGAACCATCTACTTTAATAGTCGTAATTTTTTCTTCCATTTAAGTTGCATAAAGAAAGAGCTGCCTTATAGACAGCTCTGATCTTAAGCTAACGCACCCGTTTTGTAAAAGCATATCACGGTTCAGTGCTGTCACCCTTCTTCATGTTAGAAGTCTTCATTCCACGTGATGTAGGAGGCAGTGGCCTTTGATTATCGCCTTCTCTTTTCAGATTAGTATTGGAGCTTAAAAATTCGGGTCTTTTTTTAAACGCCCACAATGGTCTCCTGAAGAATGTATCGCCTAGTCCTTCCGTATTAAGCGGAGCAAATGGTGACATATAAGGAACTCCGAAGGAACGCAGGCTACATAAATGGACTAGGACGACAAAAAAGATTAAATTCATACCATAAAACCCCATTGCACCTGCGCAAATGATAAATACGAACCGCAGCAAGCGAGCAGCAGTTGCCATGGTATAGGAAGGGGTTGCAAAACTTGCAATGGCCGTGATCGATACCATGATGACCATTGCCGGTGAAACAATTCCAGCCTGAACTGCCGCCTGCCCAATCACCAGGGCACCAACAATGGACATAGTCGCCCCAATGGCTTTGGGCATCCTTAAGCTTGCTTCTCGTAAGAGTTCAAATGTTATTTCCATGATGAATGCTTCGATAACTGCCGGAAAAGGAACGGAATCCCGTTGTGCTGCAAGAATGACGAGCAGCTTTGTTGGAATCATTTCTTGATGATACGTTGTAGCTGCTACATAAACAGACGAGGCAATTAGCGAAATAAAGAAAATAAAAATACGTAAAAAACGTATAGCTGAGGCTATATCAAAGCGAGCATAGTAGTCCTCGACAGATTGAAAGAATTGAATAAATAACGCAGGCACCAACAAGACAAAAGGCGTTCCGTTAACAAAAATGGCTACCCTTCCTTCAAGGAGATTGCCAGCGACCTTATCAGGTCTTTCTGTATGATCAAGAGTAGGGAATGGGGTCATGACCTGATCTTCTATCAATTGTTCAATATATCCTGATTCAAGAATACTATCGATATTTATTCCTTTTAAGCGCTCTTTGACCTCTTCGACGATTCCTTTTTTTGCAATCCCATTTATATACATTATGGAAACATCCGTCTTTGTCACAGTGCCTATTTTCATCGACTCTATCCATAAATCCGGACTGTTAATGATGCGGCGTACCAGGGCTATGTTTGTTGCATTCGATTCAGTAAACCCTTCTCTTGACCCACGGACCACTGAATTTGTGCTTGGTTCCTGAACAGAACGCCTTTCTCCCCCTTTTGTACTGGCAACCAGGGCTATGTTTATGCCATCAACAAAAATGACGCTATCCCCTGATAATAATGACAAAAATAATTTTCCCCAGTCCGTGACGGGTTCTACACCGCCGAGTGAAACCACGTCTTTAGAGATCACTTCCAGCGCTTCATGTGGAAGTAACTTTTCTTTTAGAAGTGGATTTTTCATGATGGATTCAATTAAAAAATCTGTAACACTTAGATTGTCTATCAGACCCTGTACATACAAAATAGACACCTTAATCTCAGGATTTTGACTAGTTTTCAACGTTCGTATAATGATATCCGGACTGTTTCCTGTTTTTTGCTTCACGATATCCAGATTGGCTGTTATAGAGCTGTCAATATTTTGGGGTGTTTTAATTATAGATTGATCTTTTTCTTTTTCGTCTATCTTTTGCTTCTTGCGTTTCTTCATTTGTCCTTTTTGTTTAAAAAAAGAAACCATAGCACCGGTCCTCTTTCAATCCTATTTCTTTTTATTCTGTCCCAAAAAATTGTTTTTTATGGATAACATCATTCCCAACAATATTATTAGATCTAATATTTAGGTATTCATTATGTAACCATCCTGCCCCCTCTTCCATAAGAAAAAGCTGACTTAAAGACAGCTCCGATTTTTAGCTAACGCACGTTATGGCAATAAGAAAATCAGCTTACTAATAGAATTTAGAGATTTATTTCAAGCACCAGAAGTGGGTTTTCGTAAAATATTCTCACCTTGTTTACGCTTTAGAAAAGGAATATCAAAAAAAGCAGCATATTTGCTGCCTTTAATTCAGGGTAGGTGAACTGTTTTAATATGATGAAGATTTAAATATACAGGTTCCTCCCTTGCCGTAATAAGTTCAACAAAATTATCTTCTAACTTATTAATTTGTCCAATTAAATTGGAATTTTCTCCTATATTAAAAATAATTAAGCTACCGATCAGTTTTTCCACTTGTACGTCAAAGGTTCTTGCCATTGAAAGTTTTGATGGATGTACAGGAAGATCCTTGTTACTTAAACCATAAGGAGTTTGATTGTCTGTGTATGGGATAATCCACTTTAAATGAAATAAAGGTATATACATAGTCTTATAAACTGGTGAATAGAATTCAAAGTAATTATTCATCACCCTTGTTATATAACCGTGTAAAGGCTGGTTACCAGTTACGTATATTTCCGTGAACATCCCTTTCGCGGATAAAAGAGTTTTTCGTAGTGATAATTCTTCCTCAGCTTCAATTCCAGGTGAGTCTACAGGAAGGAAAATCTCCTCGTTTTCCGTAGTATTTACTTTGCAATTTTGAATATGATTTATTGGAAGATACACAAAATCCTGTCCATTAAAGATAACCACTACATCAATACCAGTATCAACCAGTGTACCGAAAAAATATTTTTTTCCAGAAATTTCTATATTAATTGTTTCTCCTCTGAGCTTTTGTAAGATTTTATTCATAATCACCCCTCCTTCCTACTTTAATAACCAAGTGGTCCAAAAATACAGCGAGATTAAACTTACGATTAACCCAATAGGAATTATCAAAAAGGTAACTCTAAGATACCTCCCCCAGGAGATATTGATGGAGTGTTTTTTCAATATATACATCCAAATTAATGTAGCCAGCGTTCCAACAGGCGTTAACAAAGCACCTATATCGCTTCCAATCACGTTAGCAAGATAAGCAATTTGCACAAGGTGAGGATCCAATCCCATCTCTGTTATCGACAAAGTCCCTATCATAACTGCAGGAAGATTATTGAATAAGTTGGATAGGATAGTTAATAATATGCCCATGATCATGGTTGCGTTGAATGGGCTGTCCATAATTAAGGGTTTTAAATTGCTGACGATATAATCATTCAAGCCAACATTCTTCAAACCATATACCAGCACGTACATATTGAAAACAAATAAAAGAACATTCCAGGGTGTTTTCTTTACAATATCGCTAAGACCAGTTTTGTTTATACCATCTCAGTAATATCAAAAGGAACGCTCCCACCATACCGATCAATTCCAAGGGAACCCCAAATGGTGTAAGTGCGAAGAAGCTCGCCCGAGATAAAATGACGATTGCAAAACTCATTTTAAACAACTTCCAATCATTTCCTTCGGATTGTTGTTTAACATCGAGTGGATGAGTTTGCACAAAGCGTGAAAAGGTTTTATACCATTTTACAGGTACACTGGGAATTTTACTTGGAAGGTCCTTCTTAAAATATAGATAAAGTAATAAAATCCCTATCATTGAAGGAACAAACATCAAATTGATATAACTATTAAGGCTCAGTCCTACAATTTTTAGTGCAATCAAATTGGAAATATTGCTTACTGCTATTGGGGCACTCGCTGCCGTTGCAATTAGAGCTCCTGATATTAGAAAGGGGATTTTTTGTTGAGGTTTAATTTTTAGTAACGTTACAATGTAATAATGATAGGTGTTGTGATAAGGATACTTCCATCGTTATTGAAAAACATTGTCATGAAAAAACATAGGAGATTAGTATAGGCGAATAATCTAACCCCTGAACCCTTAGACCGGATGATGATATTTAAAGCAATCCACCTAAAAAAACAATGCTTTCAAGTACAATAGACATCATTATGGTGGATAATATGGTTAAAGAAGCGCCCCTGATAATATCAAATATATTTAAAACATCCATCCAAGGAACAATGCCTGCAACTAATACTGTCAATGCCCCTATTGTAGTAGGTATAGTTTCATTAATCCCAAATGGTCTCCATAACATGAGAATAATAGTTAAAGTAAAAATTATTTGACATCAAGACAATTTGTGAACTGAGCATTTACCTCCGCCGCCTTGTTTTTGGATGGTGTAATTTTTACGGTATCAGGAGTGGTTTGATTTTGAGGTTTTACAAAAAAGGTATAGAGGACTCCCCCAAGTACAGAAAAAAACAAAATCATCATTCCATGTCCTCCTTTCAATTAGCCTTGAATTGTATTTTAAGGCTTTAACCGTTTTGCCTTCACTTTCCCCTGCATTCTTTCAGCAAATTTCATCAATGAATAATATTCTGTTTTTTGAATTTCGTTTTCTGCATACATTTTTTCAGTGGACTTCATTAATTCGTAACATTTCTTATCTATCAGTTTCCTTTTTTCTTTTAAATCATTTTTCTTTGCGGATTGTTCGTTCATTTCTTGAGGGCTTGAGTTCCTGAATTCTTCAGTCAAGTTTTCTTGGATTGACTCTTGAATATCTTTTTTATTAGTTACTGAAGTGTTTTCCTTCTTACTTTCTTTTTTCTTTTTTTTCCGGGATTTTTGTTTCTTATCTTTATCCGTACTTTTCTTTACATTGGATTGATCTTTTTTCACTTCATTTACTGTAGATTGAACAGTCGGTTCTTCTTTCACGTCAGATAAAACTTCCGGATGTGCACTTATTTCAGGATTAGTTTCTGTAGGTATTTCCTTCTTACTTTCTTTTTTCTTGTTTTCAGGGGATTTTTGTTTCTTATCTTTATCCGTACTTTTCTTTACCTTGAATTGATCTTTGTTCACTTCATTTACTGTAGATTGAACAGTCGGTTCTTCTTTCACGTCAGATAAAACTTCCGGATGTGCACTTATTTCAGGATTAGTTTCTGTAGGTATTTCCTTCTTACTTTCTTTTTTCTTGTTTTCAGGGGATTTTTGTTTCTTATCTTTATCCGTACTTTTCTTTACCTTGAATTGATCTTTGTTCACTTCATTTACTGTAGATTGAACAGTCGGTTCTTCTTTCACGTCAGATAAAACTTCCGGATGTGCACTTATTTCAGGATTAGTTTCTGTAGGTATTTCCTTCTTACTTTCTTTTTTCTTGTTTTCAGGGGATTTTTGTTTCTTATCTTTATCCGTACTTTTCTTTACCTTGAATTGATCTTTGTTCACTTCATTTACTGTAGATTGAACAGTCGGTTCTTCTTTCACGTCGGATAAAACTTCCGGATGTGCACTTATTTCAGGATTAGTTTCTGTAGGTATTTCCTTCTTGCTTTCTTTTTTCTTGTTTTCAGGGGATTTTTGTTTCTTATCTTTATCCGTACTTTTCTTTACCATGAATTGATCTTTGTTCACTTCATTTACTGTAGATTGAACAGTCGCTTCTTCTTTCACGTCGGATAAAACTTCCGGATGCGCAGAAGCTGGTTCTTCTTTTCTAATAGTTAAAATGTCCTGTTTTTGCTTTTGTTCAACCGGCTCTTCCTTTCCTTTGGAATTAACTTCAGTGTCTTCCTTCAACACGGAATCACTTTCCTTAACTTGATCTGCCTCTGACTGTTTATTTTCGTCCTTATTTTCCTGTTGTTTGTTCTCTGACGATTCCTGATTATCTATCCCTTTGAAAATATAGAGTATATTTGATAATTGGACATAAATTTGTTTATCCTTATTTATTAAAACGATATAATTATTAGTTATGGTACCTAAAAATCCGTCAAAGGATAGATTGTTCTCTCTGTTTACTGTCACCCAATGATCTTTGAGTTCATTTATTAATTCTGTAAAACTTTGTTTCTGTGTTGGTTCGTGGTCAAGTATTTGAGCCTGGAATTCTTTGGTGTTTTTTGATAAGGCATAAACCTGATTTAAGTTAAAATAACATTGTTTATCTGGATTCATTTGAATGACAATAAAGTCGCTTTTCACATCAAGTACCACCCCATCATGAACGTTTTTATCATCGGAAATAATACTAATATTAAAACCTATCAGTGAATTAAGTGCCTCTTGAAAATTTTGTTTTTTCATCTGATGAGTCCCCCTTATTAATTGGATGGCCGCTTCTGCCCAGAAGCGACACATCATTTATGGGATATACTATTTTTCTTTTTCTCCTGCTTTATTATCTTTACTTTTTTCCGCTTTTCCACCGTCTTTATTATTTTCTGATTTTTCATCTTCTTTTTGTTTCTCTACTCTTGCCCCGTAACTGATGCTGCGGATATGGAACATTGCCAGGCGAATAACTTCTTCGTTTAGTACTAACGTTACGAATTCATATTCATCATTAGTATCATGAAGTACGCCTTCAATCTTCTCGGGACCGCCTCGGTTAATATTTACCCATTGATTTGTGAGGATACCTAGTAAGCCTTTAAAAGTTGCAGCTGTTTTAAAAGTAAAATCTTCGGGGATTTCCAGTTGAAATTGGAGCCCCTTCTTTACATTCTCGGTAATACTTTTGATATGGTCGATTTTATAATATATAACACCTTCTTGCTCAGTTAAAATCGCTAAGTGATCATCGTATACGCCTAATAATAATCCTGTCCGAGATTCTGGCCCTCCTCTATCTACCTTTAGAACTTTCCCAACCAAATTAGTTAACCATTCCTTATTCATAATGTTGCCCCTTCCTATATAATCATTTACCCTGTATGTATATGTGTCATGGAATGACATTGTGTCGTGGTAAATGTCCATCTTCTATCAATAAGATTAAAATTCATCAAAAATGTGTATATGCACTAACCTTTAGAATTTCCTGAAGTTAAATGACTGAAATTCCTGATTTATTCGAAGCAGAGAACGCCTTTTAAGATAGCTGAAGGATATTGAATAGCCAGGGGTAAAGAGATGGCGCTAAATCCATGTGAGAAATTCGCTCAGCATCTAACAGATGAATTGGTGTAATGGATAGTCCAACTTTAATGAACTTACTGAAGAGTGGATCGCCGTTTAGCGGATTATTAAAACGAATGTACCCAGAAAGTTACAAAAAAAAGACCCCGGCGCATTACCGGAGTCATTTTAAGCAGCAAAACTAAAAAGTGTTTTTTTATGGTCACTAAAAAACCTGGTGTTTGGTCACCATTTTTCTATTTCGTTTTTATACAACTTGTGTAAGTTTAGATTTTTGATGCAATTCATAACTGCTTTTCCCCGTTCCTCCTTAATTGACGAAGGAATAGTAAACAAATGCGCATGTCTGAAGTTAGAGCTTGATGTTGGATAGAAATACTCGGAATAATTCTTGGAAGCTTGAAATGTGATGCTAAATGAAATCCCCATAAGCCGAAAGAGGGGACAATAACATTGTATTCAAGTGTATTAAGACCGGCCATATTAATTGTTTTACCAATACTCCAAAATACTGTTGGTGTATCTTCTGGTGAATTAGACTGACAAACTAACACACCTTGTTTCGATAATATTTTTGCTGTTTGACTGAACAATTCAATTGTATATAATGAGCTAATGACTGGGTCAACGGGATCTGGAAAATCAATAATTATTACTTTGTAGGGCTGCAATTCCCTTAAAATAAATTTCTTTGCATCTTCAGAACCAAGAAGATATAAATATAAAAACGATAATAATTGGATGTAATATGAAGTTAAGAAATTATAGTCTGAAATATTGTACTTAAACTAAATGGTCAGCCAGTAATATTTTCTTGCAGACTTTATAATTTGAACTTTACTTCCTTAACAATTTTTAGTCCAAAAACATTTGTCATGGATATGCTGAAAGCCAACTTTCTGGTTTGGTCGGCGGAGACCCCAATTGATGCTACATATTTTCTGAGATCTTTCGTTTCATTAATACCTCATTTCCGTTCATATCTCCCCAATCTCGCATTAGGTTAATAATAGGTTTTAATGTTTCCCCAAAGGGAGTAAGAGAATATTCAACTTTTGGGGGAATCTCTCGATAAATTTCACGATGTACAATACCATCCTGTTCCAATTCCCGAAGTTGTAACGTTATCATGCGTTTTGTGGTATAGGGCATAAGTCTCCCTAACTCGTTAAAACGTTTAGGGCCGGATATTAAGTTATATAATATGATCCCTTTCCATTTGCCTCCTATCACATCTACAGTAACTGCAACAGGACAAGCAGTGGTATCAGGGCACTTTTCCGTTTTAAAGTCCTTCATATTGACACCCCAATCTTTTTTAGTATCAAATTGTATACTATATTACAAATTTTATCCTATTCAACAAAAATGTACGTACTTTTAATTTTATATTATATAAAGTATCATTGGTTTTGCAAGAGAAGACTAAATATTCGTTCTTTTAACTATTTATCATTAAAGATGTTACTAAAAAGGTCTGATGGTAATGTCCCCGGGTGTATTCATCCTTAACATGAATCGGTGATGAGACATTTACAAAAAAAATAAATAGGAGTGACTAAAGTGAAAGCACAAATTATTCAATCTTTTGGTGAACCCTCCGTATTTCAATTTAAAGAGATTTCAAAACCTGAACTAAAACCTGGACATGTACTTCTTCAAGTCAAGGCTACAAGTGTAAATCCTATTGATACGAAAGTCCGTGCTGGTGCAGTTCCAGCTGTTTCCCCCGAGTTTCCGGCAGTGTTACATGGAGATGTTGCAGGTTTGGTATTTGCAGTCGGTGAAGGAGTAACTGAGTTTAAAGTTGGCGATGAAGTGTTTGGATGCGCGGGTGGTTTTAGGGGTACTGGCGGTGCACTTGCAGA
The DNA window shown above is from Peribacillus sp. FSL P2-0133 and carries:
- a CDS encoding ArsB/NhaD family transporter; amino-acid sequence: MALNIIIRSKGSGVRLFAYTNLLCFFMTMFFNNDGSILITTPIIITL
- a CDS encoding spore germination protein, producing MVSFFKQKGQMKKRKKQKIDEKEKDQSIIKTPQNIDSSITANLDIVKQKTGNSPDIIIRTLKTSQNPEIKVSILYVQGLIDNLSVTDFLIESIMKNPLLKEKLLPHEALEVISKDVVSLGGVEPVTDWGKLFLSLLSGDSVIFVDGINIALVASTKGGERRSVQEPSTNSVVRGSREGFTESNATNIALVRRIINSPDLWIESMKIGTVTKTDVSIMYINGIAKKGIVEEVKERLKGINIDSILESGYIEQLIEDQVMTPFPTLDHTERPDKVAGNLLEGRVAIFVNGTPFVLLVPALFIQFFQSVEDYYARFDIASAIRFLRIFIFFISLIASSVYVAATTYHQEMIPTKLLVILAAQRDSVPFPAVIEAFIMEITFELLREASLRMPKAIGATMSIVGALVIGQAAVQAGIVSPAMVIMVSITAIASFATPSYTMATAARLLRFVFIICAGAMGFYGMNLIFFVVLVHLCSLRSFGVPYMSPFAPLNTEGLGDTFFRRPLWAFKKRPEFLSSNTNLKREGDNQRPLPPTSRGMKTSNMKKGDSTEP
- a CDS encoding DUF2642 domain-containing protein, giving the protein MKKQNFQEALNSLIGFNISIISDDKNVHDGVVLDVKSDFIVIQMNPDKQCYFNLNQVYALSKNTKEFQAQILDHEPTQKQSFTELINELKDHWVTVNRENNLSFDGFLGTITNNYIVLINKDKQIYVQLSNILYIFKGIDNQESSENKQQENKDENKQSEADQVKESDSVLKEDTEVNSKGKEEPVEQKQKQDILTIRKEEPASAHPEVLSDVKEEATVQSTVNEVNKDQFMVKKSTDKDKKQKSPENKKKESKKEIPTETNPEISAHPEVLSDVKEEPTVQSTVNEVNKDQFKVKKSTDKDKKQKSPENKKKESKKEIPTETNPEISAHPEVLSDVKEEPTVQSTVNEVNKDQFKVKKSTDKDKKQKSPENKKKESKKEIPTETNPEISAHPEVLSDVKEEPTVQSTVNEVNKDQFKVKKSTDKDKKQKSPENKKKESKKEIPTETNPEISAHPEVLSDVKEEPTVQSTVNEVKKDQSNVKKSTDKDKKQKSRKKKKKESKKENTSVTNKKDIQESIQENLTEEFRNSSPQEMNEQSAKKNDLKEKRKLIDKKCYELMKSTEKMYAENEIQKTEYYSLMKFAERMQGKVKAKRLKP
- a CDS encoding ArsB/NhaD family transporter; amino-acid sequence: MVTLLKIKPQQKIPFLISGALIATAASAPIAVSNISNLIALKIVGLSLNSYINLMFVPSMIGILLLYLYFKKDLPSKIPSVPVKWYKTFSRFVQTHPLDVKQQSEGNDWKLFKMSFAIVILSRASFFALTPFGVPLELIGMVGAFLLILLRWYKQNWS
- a CDS encoding ArsB/NhaD family transporter, whose amino-acid sequence is MYVLVYGLKNVGLNDYIVSNLKPLIMDSPFNATMIMGILLTILSNLFNNLPAVMIGTLSITEMGLDPHLVQIAYLANVIGSDIGALLTPVGTLATLIWMYILKKHSINISWGRYLRVTFLIIPIGLIVSLISLYFWTTWLLK
- a CDS encoding winged helix-turn-helix transcriptional regulator — encoded protein: MKDFKTEKCPDTTACPVAVTVDVIGGKWKGIILYNLISGPKRFNELGRLMPYTTKRMITLQLRELEQDGIVHREIYREIPPKVEYSLTPFGETLKPIINLMRDWGDMNGNEVLMKRKISENM
- a CDS encoding DUF2642 domain-containing protein produces the protein MNKILQKLRGETINIEISGKKYFFGTLVDTGIDVVVIFNGQDFVYLPINHIQNCKVNTTENEEIFLPVDSPGIEAEEELSLRKTLLSAKGMFTEIYVTGNQPLHGYITRVMNNYFEFYSPVYKTMYIPLFHLKWIIPYTDNQTPYGLSNKDLPVHPSKLSMARTFDVQVEKLIGSLIIFNIGENSNLIGQINKLEDNFVELITAREEPVYLNLHHIKTVHLP
- a CDS encoding ArsB/NhaD family transporter, with the translated sequence MLWRPFGINETIPTTIGALTVLVAGIVPWMDVLNIFDIIRGASLTILSTIMMSIVLESIVFLGGLL